A genomic region of Deltaproteobacteria bacterium contains the following coding sequences:
- a CDS encoding 2-oxo acid dehydrogenase subunit E2, with product MPLFSRPDATPVPSVHPVRRILPFLMPTRNGAFVLFEQEVGAEPARRALERLNAARPPERAITLFHLVLRAIGLALAEFPRLNRFVAGSRLYQRRGVWLAFSAKQRLERDAPIFTKKVAFDPAEPLEVMVDRIHAAVGEGRSGRESATDREIKTFLRLPAPVLRLGVRLVRRLDAWGCLPGSFSADDPLYASAFVANLGSVGLDAAYHHLFEYGTIPIFVTIGRLHRAPVVRADGSVGSREVFVLRYTYDERVEDGFYAARALERLRVLLEEPEQLTATR from the coding sequence ATGCCGCTCTTCTCCCGCCCGGACGCGACGCCGGTCCCGTCCGTGCACCCGGTCCGGCGTATCCTGCCCTTCCTCATGCCGACCCGGAACGGCGCCTTCGTCCTCTTCGAGCAGGAGGTCGGGGCGGAGCCGGCGCGGCGGGCGCTCGAGCGGCTGAACGCCGCGCGGCCGCCGGAGCGCGCGATCACCCTCTTTCACCTCGTGCTGCGCGCGATCGGCCTCGCGCTGGCGGAGTTCCCGCGCTTGAACCGCTTCGTCGCCGGCAGCCGGCTCTACCAGCGGCGCGGCGTCTGGCTCGCCTTCAGTGCCAAGCAGCGCCTCGAGCGCGACGCGCCCATCTTCACGAAGAAGGTCGCCTTCGATCCCGCCGAGCCGCTCGAGGTGATGGTCGACCGCATCCACGCCGCGGTGGGCGAGGGGCGCTCGGGGCGCGAGTCGGCGACCGACCGCGAGATCAAGACGTTCCTGCGGCTCCCGGCACCGGTGCTCCGGCTCGGCGTGCGCCTCGTGCGCCGGCTGGACGCATGGGGGTGCCTCCCGGGCAGCTTCTCGGCCGACGACCCGCTCTACGCCTCGGCCTTCGTCGCCAACCTCGGCAGCGTCGGCCTCGATGCGGCGTACCACCACCTCTTCGAGTACGGCACCATCCCGATCTTCGTCACCATCGGCCGGCTGCACCGCGCACCGGTCGTCCGCGCCGACGGGTCGGTCGGGAGTCGGGAGGTGTTCGTCCTCCGCTACACCTACGACGAGCGGGTGGAGGACGGCTTCTACGCCGCCCGCGCGCTCGAACGGCTGCGAGTGCTCCTCGAGGAGCCCGAGCAGCTCACCGCGACGCGCTGA
- a CDS encoding 5'-3' exonuclease: MLMLVDYSSLLFRAFHTIPESVPAHAVHGFLNMLGRLITDRRPDRLGIAVDEDWRPAFRVDALPSYKAHRVSDEPDPIAPDEALGREVLEALGIAVAGAEGFEAEDVIATLAARAREPVEVVSGDRDLFALVRDPDVRVLYPLTGVSKLLEVDEAEITRRYGIPGRAYGDFALLRGDPSDGLPGAAGIGEKTAARLIAEHGSLASVLAARTLPPAVARRLEAAQAYLAAARRVVPPVADVPLPPLDLSLPKAPAHPRRLARLAREHELAGPVGRVEKALAGLTVPRPPA, translated from the coding sequence ATGCTGATGCTGGTCGACTACTCGAGCCTCCTCTTCCGCGCCTTCCACACCATCCCCGAGAGCGTGCCCGCGCACGCCGTCCACGGGTTCCTGAACATGCTCGGGCGTCTGATCACGGACCGGCGGCCCGACCGGCTCGGCATCGCCGTCGACGAGGACTGGCGCCCGGCGTTCCGGGTCGACGCGCTGCCGTCGTACAAGGCCCACCGCGTCTCCGACGAGCCCGACCCGATCGCCCCCGACGAGGCGCTCGGGCGCGAGGTGCTGGAAGCCCTCGGCATCGCGGTCGCCGGCGCCGAGGGCTTCGAGGCCGAGGACGTGATCGCGACGCTCGCGGCGCGCGCCCGCGAGCCGGTGGAGGTCGTCTCGGGCGACCGCGACCTGTTCGCGCTCGTGCGCGATCCCGACGTGCGCGTCCTCTATCCGCTCACCGGCGTGAGCAAGCTGCTCGAGGTCGACGAGGCCGAGATCACCCGCCGCTACGGCATCCCGGGCCGCGCCTACGGCGACTTCGCGCTCCTGCGCGGCGATCCGTCGGATGGGCTCCCCGGCGCGGCCGGGATCGGCGAGAAGACGGCAGCGCGGCTCATCGCCGAGCACGGCTCGCTCGCGAGCGTGCTCGCGGCCAGGACCCTGCCGCCGGCGGTCGCGCGCCGTCTCGAGGCGGCGCAGGCCTACCTCGCCGCCGCGCGCCGCGTCGTGCCCCCGGTCGCCGACGTGCCGTTGCCGCCGCTCGACCTCTCACTCCCGAAGGCCCCTGCGCACCCGCGCCGGCTCGCGCGCCTCGCTCGCGAGCACGAGCTCGCCGGGCCGGTCGGGCGCGTGGAGAAGGCGCTCGCCGGCTTGACGGTACCGCGCCCGCCGGCGTAA
- a CDS encoding DUF2332 domain-containing protein, giving the protein MREQAAGCAHLGSPLYTTLLEQAAADVEAGGPAWPVLEGHEDDPRGSALALRFLGAVHRLVLEGRVPALARHYPSAGGEAGLEGAWAAFRDTLEQHRDVLRALLRSPVQTNEVGRSAALLGGFLLVARETGLPLRLLELGASAGLNLRWDHYRYEQGSAGWGERASPVRLVDVFPDGLPPCQRRCRVVERAGCDTLPIDPGTPEGQLTLLTYVWPDQRERIALLRGALEVARRVPAAIDAAGAPAWLATRLAAPAAGVASVVFHSIVMQYLSAADRRSVASLLAQAGRRATAAAPLAWLRMEPGGEQAEVHLTLWPGGTERLIASAGFHGRPVRWLA; this is encoded by the coding sequence CTGCGCGAGCAGGCGGCCGGGTGCGCCCACCTCGGCTCGCCGCTCTACACGACGCTCCTCGAGCAGGCGGCCGCGGATGTCGAGGCGGGTGGGCCGGCGTGGCCCGTGCTCGAGGGACACGAGGACGACCCGCGTGGCTCGGCCCTCGCGCTCCGCTTCCTGGGCGCCGTGCACCGGCTCGTGCTCGAGGGGCGCGTGCCGGCGCTCGCGCGGCACTACCCGTCCGCCGGTGGCGAGGCGGGGCTCGAGGGCGCCTGGGCCGCGTTCCGCGACACGCTCGAGCAGCACCGCGACGTGCTGCGCGCGCTGCTCCGCTCGCCCGTGCAGACGAACGAGGTCGGGCGCTCGGCCGCGCTCCTGGGCGGCTTCCTGCTCGTCGCGCGCGAGACCGGCCTGCCGCTTCGCCTGCTCGAGCTCGGCGCCAGCGCGGGCCTGAACCTGCGCTGGGACCACTACCGCTACGAGCAGGGCAGCGCGGGCTGGGGCGAGCGCGCGTCGCCGGTGCGCCTGGTCGACGTGTTCCCGGACGGCTTGCCGCCCTGCCAGCGCCGCTGCCGCGTGGTCGAGCGCGCCGGCTGCGACACGCTGCCCATCGATCCCGGCACGCCCGAAGGGCAGCTCACGCTCCTCACCTACGTGTGGCCCGACCAGCGCGAACGGATTGCGCTGCTCCGTGGCGCGCTCGAGGTGGCGCGCCGGGTCCCGGCGGCGATCGACGCCGCCGGTGCGCCCGCGTGGCTCGCCACGCGCCTCGCAGCGCCGGCCGCCGGCGTGGCGAGCGTCGTCTTCCACTCGATCGTCATGCAGTACCTGAGCGCGGCCGACCGCCGCAGCGTCGCGAGCCTGCTCGCCCAGGCCGGCCGGCGGGCGACGGCGGCCGCGCCGCTCGCGTGGCTTCGCATGGAGCCCGGAGGCGAGCAGGCCGAGGTGCATCTCACGCTGTGGCCGGGCGGGACCGAGCGGCTCATCGCGAGCGCGGGATTCCACGGCCGGCCGGTGCGTTGGCTCGCTTAG
- a CDS encoding MBL fold metallo-hydrolase, whose translation MREIVDGIFTWSWFSEPHGYDFNGYLIGHPEGNLCVDPVEPSADVLARLVRDGVARIVVTNRNHVRKAALVRERTGAPIAIHAADAAYARGQGATIDAALAPGERIGPFTVLGVPGKSPGEIALHCPRRRILIVGDAVIGNPPGRLSLLREKVMDDPPLLRASLVALAALEVEVLLPGDGAPILSAAGARLRELVATFPA comes from the coding sequence ATGCGCGAGATCGTGGATGGGATCTTCACCTGGTCCTGGTTCTCCGAGCCCCACGGGTACGACTTCAACGGCTATCTCATCGGCCACCCCGAGGGAAACCTGTGCGTCGATCCGGTCGAGCCCTCGGCGGACGTGCTCGCCCGCCTGGTGCGCGACGGCGTGGCGCGCATCGTCGTCACCAACCGCAACCACGTGCGCAAGGCCGCGCTGGTGCGGGAGCGGACCGGCGCCCCGATCGCGATCCATGCTGCCGACGCGGCCTACGCGCGGGGCCAGGGCGCGACCATCGACGCCGCCCTCGCGCCCGGCGAGCGGATCGGCCCCTTCACCGTGCTCGGCGTGCCCGGGAAGTCGCCGGGCGAGATCGCGCTCCACTGCCCGCGGCGGCGCATCCTGATCGTGGGCGATGCCGTGATCGGGAACCCGCCGGGCCGGCTGTCCCTCCTGCGCGAGAAGGTGATGGACGACCCGCCCCTGCTGCGTGCGAGCCTGGTCGCGCTCGCCGCGCTCGAGGTCGAGGTGCTGCTCCCCGGCGACGGCGCGCCGATCCTCAGCGCCGCGGGGGCGCGGCTCCGCGAGCTGGTGGCGACCTTTCCGGCCTGA